One part of the Candidatus Alcyoniella australis genome encodes these proteins:
- a CDS encoding methylated-DNA--[protein]-cysteine S-methyltransferase: protein MTTIATLRIRPATPISTTTTPIDRAPARAVVFPTALGFAAAAWRGELIIRIVLPCRTRRAARIALEVALPKVELDQHGHPLVEDLVAYFCGSNPELSHYRVDLNRLGEFSAAVLQRTRRIPYGATTTYGDIARDLGRPQAARAVGGALGRNPLPVLVPCHRVLAADG from the coding sequence ATGACGACGATAGCGACGCTGCGGATTCGGCCAGCGACGCCGATTTCGACGACGACGACGCCGATTGATCGCGCACCCGCCCGGGCCGTTGTTTTTCCCACGGCCCTGGGCTTCGCCGCAGCAGCGTGGCGCGGCGAACTGATAATCCGGATCGTCCTGCCCTGCCGCACCAGGCGCGCGGCGCGTATCGCGCTGGAGGTGGCCCTGCCAAAAGTAGAACTTGACCAGCACGGGCATCCGCTCGTGGAGGACTTGGTCGCCTATTTTTGCGGGAGCAATCCCGAGCTGTCGCACTATCGGGTCGACCTTAATCGCCTCGGAGAGTTCAGTGCGGCCGTGTTGCAACGCACGCGGCGGATCCCCTACGGCGCAACAACTACCTACGGCGACATCGCCCGCGACCTGGGCAGGCCCCAAGCGGCCAGGGCGGTGGGCGGCGCACTGGGGCGCAACCCGCTGCCGGTGCTCGTGCCTTGCCATCGCGTGCTGGCCGCCGACGGAT
- a CDS encoding FYDLN acid domain-containing protein, producing MIHPVHPEYGERHECYKCGCKFYDLGRPDKVCPKCVADQVEAPSPEERLFASRIREVRFTEEPLPEVESDDSDDDDSDAADSASDADFDDDDAD from the coding sequence ATGATTCACCCGGTCCATCCCGAGTACGGCGAGCGCCACGAATGCTACAAGTGTGGCTGCAAGTTCTACGACCTGGGCCGACCAGACAAGGTCTGCCCGAAGTGCGTCGCGGACCAGGTCGAAGCGCCGAGCCCCGAAGAGAGATTGTTCGCCTCGCGCATCAGGGAAGTCAGGTTCACCGAGGAGCCGCTGCCGGAAGTCGAGAGCGACGATTCCGATGACGACGATAGCGACGCTGCGGATTCGGCCAGCGACGCCGATTTCGACGACGACGACGCCGATTGA
- a CDS encoding DUF6268 family outer membrane beta-barrel protein yields the protein MHHKMLFAAIAAALLISIAMPAVALDIVYVDYFTLGRDTFYDTDLEAHSQGLDAFLFLPIKFITLGAVYELRDYDWHNQSQRISRNQLPDQLQMTMFSVGTLLDLNQRWKLLVRFDPGIASDFRDISIEDFYFRGYGVALFSYSKELSLMFGGGYTDQYEAPSPVPILGFDWRPTKDVQLSLMIPDRFHFRFAINDRFWPGIRGCLRGYSFRLSEDQPFDGSRIHRRELRLGPILDVRIVADLFFGIEAGAIVFNEFDIYDKHNRRIHKGDRAANWFAQAGLYYRFDLANLEKN from the coding sequence GTGCACCACAAGATGCTGTTCGCGGCAATCGCGGCCGCGCTTTTAATTTCGATCGCAATGCCGGCCGTGGCGCTGGACATCGTCTACGTCGACTACTTCACGCTGGGCCGCGACACGTTTTACGACACCGACCTCGAGGCCCACAGCCAGGGGCTCGACGCGTTCCTGTTCCTGCCGATCAAGTTCATCACACTGGGCGCGGTCTACGAGCTGCGCGACTACGATTGGCACAACCAGTCCCAGCGTATCTCTCGAAATCAGCTTCCGGACCAGCTGCAGATGACCATGTTCTCGGTGGGCACGCTGCTTGATCTGAACCAGCGCTGGAAGCTGCTGGTGCGCTTCGACCCGGGGATCGCCAGCGACTTTCGCGACATCTCGATCGAGGACTTCTACTTCCGCGGCTACGGCGTGGCCCTGTTTAGCTACAGCAAGGAACTGAGCCTGATGTTCGGCGGCGGGTACACCGACCAGTACGAGGCGCCCAGCCCGGTGCCGATCCTGGGCTTCGATTGGCGTCCGACAAAGGACGTCCAGCTCAGCCTGATGATCCCCGATCGCTTCCACTTCCGCTTTGCGATCAACGACCGTTTCTGGCCCGGCATTCGCGGCTGCTTGCGCGGCTACTCGTTTCGGCTCAGCGAGGATCAGCCGTTCGATGGCTCGCGCATCCATCGCCGCGAGCTGCGCCTGGGACCGATTCTCGACGTGCGGATTGTTGCCGACCTGTTTTTCGGCATCGAGGCCGGGGCGATCGTCTTTAACGAGTTCGACATCTATGATAAGCACAACCGCCGGATTCATAAGGGAGATCGTGCGGCCAACTGGTTTGCCCAGGCCGGGCTTTACTACCGTTTTGATCTGGCCAACCTGGAAAAGAACTGA